One window from the genome of Cryptomeria japonica chromosome 6, Sugi_1.0, whole genome shotgun sequence encodes:
- the LOC131064204 gene encoding uncharacterized protein LOC131064204 → MDAPNVEETSTDAEENDMETPMVNKKRDRRTIHFPGAVKTSAYRFDGQGNYFNKEWDLTEGQGTEFCWYHVELPRSNQKLALAAQYLIDVLCPPLKLNDILALVSNGPFIGNIDGALVFRVNSTGPTGSKFTHRLAARITENAIITVSLGKVPRLGFSTTRQQPLLSDIPSVESPHYGRGSVIGVEEGSKIGGQEQQPNVTVIREHVLEFLLTMNHSEEADNPVPSRLSYLLVHILDSHVDHLQDIVAKLEMELDATEIEMDNGGFILKKQMLDDRRFPKMHLNLQRLLQVIAHGEQVFPRVKEKCASKPWFASEDITALEVQVGRLRRLKENVGFIANRVTAIQAGLDSWQAEQINRRLYYLSFLSMIFLPLSIVTGLFGMNVGGVPWTKQTNPELKDGFINVLLICAAILLLLLVVFGSVPLYTRLSAWRKRQASKRIWSSTRKSFTKRGNEVHNGGYLLL, encoded by the exons ATGGATGCGCCAAACGTCGAAGAAACCAGTACTGATGCAGAGGAGAATGACATGGAGACTCCCATGGTTAATAAAAAGAGAGACAGACGCACCATACACTTTCCTGGCGCTGTCAAGACAAGTGCCTATAGATTTGATGGCCAAGGAAATTATTTCAACAAGGAGTGGGATCTGACTGAAGGGCAGGGAACTGAGTTCTGTTGGTACCACGTGGAGCTTCCCAGGTCTAATCAGAAATTGGCCCTCGCTGCTCAATACCTAATTGACGTACTCTGCCCTCCTCTGAAACTTAATGACATTCTGGCCCTTGTAAGCAATGGGCCATTCATTGGGAATATTGATGGGGCTCTTGTTTTCAGGGTCAATTCTACAGGCCCCACAGGTAGCAAATTCACACACAGGCTTGCAGCCAGGATCACTGAGAATGCTATCATTACCGTATCTCTGGGGAAGGTGCCAAGGCTCGGGTTTTCTACCACAAGGCAGCAGCCTCTGCTTTCTGATATTCCGAGTGTGGAAAGTCCTCACTACGGAAGGGGTTCAGTGATAGGGGTAGAGGAGGGGTCCAAAATAGGGGGCCAAGAACAACAACCTAATGTGACTGTCATCAGAGAGCATGTGCTAGAGTTTCTACTTACCATGAATCATTCAGAGGAAGCTGATAATCCTGTGCCCTCAAGGCTGTCTTATCTGCTTGTACATATTCTTGATTCGCATGTGGATCACCTTCAAGATATAGTGGCAAAGCTTGAGATGGAGTTAGACGCCACCGAAATTGAAATGGATAATG GTGGTTTTATATTGAAGAAACAGATGTTAGATGACAGACGATTTCCTAAGATGCATTTGAACTTACAGCGTCTCTTGCAG GTTATTGCACATGGAGAGCAAGTTTTCCCTAGAGTGAAAGAGAAATGTGCTTCAAAACCTTGGTTCGCAAGTGAAGATATTACGGCACTAGAAGTGCAGGTTGGTCGTCTGAGGAGACTCAAAGAGAACGTGGGTTTTATTGCAAACCGTGTAACTGCAATTCAGGCTGGGCTTGATAGCTGGCAGGCAGAACAAATCAATAGGAGGCTGTATTACCTTTCATTTCTCTCGATGATATTTCTTCCATTGTCCATAGTTACTGGAT TGTTTGGAATGAATGTTGGAGGTGTGCCATGGACCAAACAAACTAATCCTGAATTGAAAGATGGATTTATCAATGTTCTGTTGATCTGTGCGGCAATACTATTGTTGCTATTGGTGGTCTTTGGGTCAGTTCCTTTGTATACACGACTTTCGGCATGGAGAAAGAGACAAGCAAGCAAGAGAATATGGTCAAGCACTAGAAAATCGTTCACAAAGAGAGGAAATGAAGTACATAATGGGGGATACCTTCTCCTGTGA